The following proteins come from a genomic window of Gimesia chilikensis:
- the katG gene encoding catalase/peroxidase HPI, whose translation MTSYFGRSIQKGAVLVLCVASSAFAQNHPPHAKQTQSEAHKQHSHVAALKGDKEGAAAKCPVIGHAEGQRNTAAAAGNMSIGDWWPNQLNLDILHQNSQKSNPLGKDFNYAEEFQKLDLQAVKKDIKQLMTTSQDWWPADYGHYGPLFIRMAWHSAGTYRVTDGRGGASDGTQRFAPLNSWPDNANLDKARRLLWPIKQKYGQKISWADLMVLTGNVALESMGFETFGFAGGREDVWEPQKDVYWGPESEWLGRKRYENEDKLENPLAATQMGLIYVNPEGPAGKPDPLAAAHAIRDTFGRMAMNDEETVALIAGGHTFGKAHGAASPKGNVGPEPEGAGLAEQGLGWKNKYGKGNAGDTITSGLEGAWTSTPTQWSNGYFDNLFGYEWKLVKSPAGAWQWTPKEESAKGTVPDAHDPSKSHAPMMFTTDLALKMDPAYGKISKRFHENPDQFAAAFAKAWYKLTHRDMGPVSRCLGPEVPKAQIWQDPVPAVDHKLVDKQDIAELKQKILASDLTVPQLVSTAWGSASTFRGSDYRGGANGARIRLAPQKDWKVNQPEELEKVLQTLTNIQQEFNKAQTTGKQVSLADLIVLGGSAAVEKAAKAAGHDVKVPFSPGRTDATPEMTDVESFAALEPQADGFRNYYSHGLTTPAEELLVDRANLLTLTAPEMTALVGGMRVLDTNVGVPGLGVFTKQPGTLSNDFFVNLLDMDTKWQKSPMCDHFFEGRDRKTGQVKWTASSVDLVFGSNSQLRAIAEVYASEDGKKRFVEDFVSAWTKVMNLDRFDLDPALKKAAPTASLSQR comes from the coding sequence ATGACTAGTTACTTTGGTCGCTCAATACAGAAAGGCGCGGTGCTGGTGTTATGCGTCGCCAGTTCTGCGTTTGCACAGAATCACCCGCCCCACGCGAAACAGACACAATCAGAGGCTCACAAACAGCATTCCCATGTGGCCGCACTGAAAGGTGACAAAGAAGGGGCAGCCGCCAAATGCCCGGTCATCGGCCACGCCGAGGGCCAGCGAAATACCGCCGCAGCAGCGGGCAACATGTCGATCGGCGACTGGTGGCCCAACCAGTTGAACCTCGATATTCTGCATCAGAATTCTCAGAAAAGTAATCCGCTCGGCAAAGATTTCAACTACGCCGAAGAGTTTCAGAAACTGGATCTGCAAGCCGTCAAGAAAGACATCAAACAGCTGATGACCACCTCTCAGGACTGGTGGCCTGCTGACTACGGACACTACGGTCCCCTCTTCATCCGGATGGCCTGGCACAGTGCCGGTACCTACCGGGTTACCGATGGACGTGGCGGTGCATCAGATGGCACCCAGCGCTTTGCACCGCTCAACAGCTGGCCCGACAACGCCAACCTGGACAAGGCCCGTCGCCTGCTCTGGCCGATCAAGCAGAAGTACGGTCAGAAAATCTCATGGGCCGACCTCATGGTTCTGACCGGAAATGTCGCTCTGGAGTCCATGGGCTTCGAAACCTTCGGCTTCGCCGGCGGTCGTGAAGATGTCTGGGAACCTCAGAAAGATGTTTACTGGGGACCCGAGAGCGAATGGCTCGGACGTAAACGCTACGAGAATGAAGACAAACTCGAAAACCCACTCGCGGCAACCCAGATGGGTCTGATCTACGTCAACCCGGAAGGACCTGCCGGCAAGCCCGATCCACTGGCAGCTGCCCACGCCATTCGCGATACCTTCGGTCGCATGGCGATGAACGATGAAGAAACCGTCGCCCTGATCGCTGGCGGACATACCTTCGGTAAAGCCCACGGTGCCGCCAGCCCCAAAGGCAATGTCGGTCCCGAACCAGAGGGCGCTGGTCTCGCTGAGCAGGGACTCGGCTGGAAGAATAAATACGGTAAAGGAAATGCCGGGGATACCATCACCAGTGGCCTGGAAGGTGCCTGGACTTCAACCCCCACCCAGTGGTCCAACGGCTACTTCGATAATCTGTTCGGTTACGAATGGAAACTGGTCAAAAGCCCCGCCGGTGCGTGGCAGTGGACTCCCAAAGAAGAATCGGCAAAAGGAACGGTTCCCGATGCCCACGATCCTTCCAAGTCACATGCACCCATGATGTTCACAACTGACCTGGCGTTGAAGATGGATCCCGCTTACGGCAAGATCTCCAAACGCTTCCACGAAAATCCGGATCAGTTCGCCGCTGCCTTCGCGAAGGCCTGGTATAAGCTGACGCACCGTGACATGGGGCCCGTCTCCCGCTGTCTCGGTCCTGAAGTTCCCAAGGCACAGATCTGGCAGGATCCCGTACCCGCCGTCGATCATAAGCTGGTCGACAAGCAGGACATCGCAGAACTCAAACAGAAAATCCTGGCTTCCGACCTGACAGTCCCACAACTGGTCTCTACCGCCTGGGGTTCCGCTTCCACCTTCCGAGGCAGTGACTATCGTGGTGGTGCCAACGGAGCACGTATCCGGCTGGCACCGCAGAAAGACTGGAAAGTCAATCAGCCTGAAGAACTGGAAAAAGTTCTGCAGACGCTGACGAACATCCAGCAGGAGTTCAACAAGGCTCAGACAACCGGCAAGCAGGTTTCCCTGGCTGACCTGATCGTACTCGGCGGATCTGCCGCTGTGGAAAAAGCCGCCAAAGCCGCCGGTCATGATGTGAAGGTTCCCTTCTCACCCGGTCGCACCGATGCTACCCCGGAGATGACCGATGTGGAATCCTTCGCTGCCCTCGAGCCACAGGCAGACGGCTTCCGAAACTACTACTCGCACGGATTGACGACGCCGGCTGAAGAATTGCTGGTCGACCGGGCAAACCTGCTCACGCTGACAGCGCCGGAAATGACGGCCCTCGTCGGTGGTATGCGGGTGCTGGATACGAATGTCGGCGTTCCAGGGCTGGGAGTTTTCACTAAGCAACCGGGAACCCTGTCCAACGACTTCTTCGTGAACCTGCTCGACATGGATACCAAATGGCAGAAGTCACCCATGTGTGATCACTTCTTCGAAGGTCGGGATCGCAAAACCGGACAGGTCAAGTGGACAGCCAGCTCTGTGGACCTGGTGTTCGGCTCAAACTCACAGTTACGGGCGATCGCCGAAGTCTATGCCAGCGAAGATGGTAAAAAACGGTTCGTGGAAGACTTCGTCTCCGCCTGGACCAAAGTTATGAACCTCGACCGGTTCGACCTGGATCCGGCTCTGAAGAAGGCGGCTCCCACAGCCAGCCTGAGTCAGCGCTAG
- a CDS encoding Gfo/Idh/MocA family protein, with protein MSTSQKMSRRNFIQGVAFAGAAGILSPSLNRAMGYESPNERPVFATIGLRNQGWAITNKSTKFADFAALADVDENVLGANVEKLVKKQDKKPDAYKDYRKVLDRQDIDAVMIATPDHWHTKIAVEAMLAGKDVYCEKPLTLTIDEGKLIEKMVKQTGRVFQVGTMQRSESGQRFLQAIALIRDGRIGKVQKVTCGINGMEGSPKIPEAEVPEGLDYEFWLGPAPKVAYRALPEMREGYGGGVPLYSNCHYSFRNWHEYSGGKLTDWGAHHVDIACWALGATDTGPSKISPVSYELPVEYKDGFPVVNDQYNAATSFRIKVDMPEDVEMIITSEGDNGILFEGTKGRFFVNRGKIVGAPVEALKDNPLPDGAIEAVYGGKVSENHTANFIEGMKSRKQPISDVWSHNRMLEICHLSNISMRLGRDLNWDPKKREIVGDDQANSFLSRENRKGYEINM; from the coding sequence ATGTCAACTTCTCAAAAAATGTCGCGCCGCAATTTTATCCAGGGAGTCGCCTTCGCGGGTGCTGCCGGTATCCTGAGCCCTTCACTTAATCGGGCCATGGGATATGAGTCCCCCAACGAACGTCCGGTGTTTGCGACCATTGGTCTGCGAAACCAGGGTTGGGCGATTACCAACAAATCAACCAAGTTCGCCGACTTTGCGGCACTGGCCGATGTGGATGAAAACGTACTGGGTGCCAACGTTGAGAAGCTGGTCAAGAAGCAGGATAAAAAACCGGACGCTTATAAAGATTACCGCAAGGTGCTCGATCGTCAGGATATCGATGCTGTCATGATTGCGACTCCCGATCACTGGCACACCAAAATCGCCGTCGAAGCGATGCTGGCGGGCAAAGACGTTTACTGTGAAAAACCATTGACGCTGACCATCGACGAAGGCAAGCTGATCGAAAAGATGGTCAAGCAGACCGGTCGCGTGTTCCAGGTGGGAACCATGCAGCGATCTGAATCGGGACAGCGGTTCCTGCAGGCGATTGCCCTGATCCGCGATGGTCGGATTGGTAAGGTTCAGAAAGTGACCTGTGGCATCAATGGCATGGAAGGGTCTCCTAAAATTCCCGAAGCGGAAGTTCCGGAAGGCCTGGATTATGAATTCTGGCTGGGACCCGCTCCGAAGGTCGCTTATCGGGCTCTGCCTGAAATGCGTGAAGGTTATGGCGGGGGAGTGCCGCTCTACAGCAACTGCCACTATTCATTCCGTAACTGGCACGAGTATTCCGGCGGTAAGCTGACCGACTGGGGTGCTCATCACGTCGACATCGCCTGCTGGGCACTGGGTGCCACCGATACCGGCCCCAGCAAAATTTCCCCCGTCAGTTACGAACTGCCTGTGGAATACAAAGATGGTTTCCCGGTCGTCAACGATCAGTACAATGCCGCCACGAGCTTCCGTATCAAGGTCGACATGCCTGAAGACGTGGAAATGATTATCACCAGCGAAGGAGATAACGGCATTCTGTTCGAAGGGACCAAAGGCCGGTTCTTCGTCAACCGGGGCAAAATTGTGGGTGCCCCCGTTGAAGCACTGAAAGACAATCCGCTGCCAGACGGTGCGATTGAAGCTGTGTATGGCGGCAAAGTGAGTGAAAACCACACCGCTAACTTCATTGAGGGAATGAAATCCCGCAAGCAGCCGATCTCGGATGTCTGGTCGCATAACCGGATGCTGGAAATCTGCCATCTCTCGAATATCTCCATGCGTCTTGGTCGCGATCTCAACTGGGATCCGAAGAAACGCGAGATCGTCGGCGATGATCAGGCGAACTCATTCCTCTCCCGCGAAAACCGCAAGGGGTATGAGATCAACATGTAA
- a CDS encoding DUF3916 domain-containing protein, translating to MRRHLRSLTKWADLIHFENDLRPGEKYVNFKVPLPAALVEGPRSRHRLQADVISQLLRAAEKLARQQPPENSQFYRVAVLLTLPDLFASEVTLFFDEDYFHGFLYENSLPDLQRPSQLYAVKIPEIFDIECGCLVSYTDDEYVYRSHHWTITASTPHQI from the coding sequence GTGCGGCGTCATTTACGAAGCCTGACGAAGTGGGCAGATCTGATTCATTTTGAAAATGATCTTCGACCGGGGGAGAAGTATGTTAACTTCAAAGTCCCACTCCCCGCTGCACTGGTCGAAGGGCCGCGGTCGCGACATCGTCTACAGGCAGACGTGATTTCACAGTTACTGCGGGCAGCCGAGAAACTGGCCAGGCAACAACCACCTGAGAATAGCCAATTCTACCGGGTGGCAGTCCTGTTGACTTTGCCTGACCTGTTTGCAAGTGAAGTCACTCTGTTTTTTGATGAAGACTATTTCCACGGATTCCTTTACGAGAACAGTTTGCCCGACTTGCAACGCCCCAGTCAGCTCTATGCAGTCAAGATTCCGGAGATATTTGATATCGAGTGTGGCTGCCTGGTCTCATACACGGATGACGAGTATGTCTATCGCAGCCATCATTGGACGATTACTGCTTCAACCCCACATCAGATCTGA
- a CDS encoding efflux RND transporter periplasmic adaptor subunit, giving the protein MSLSLVLWGGLCVSLSGCNEAQTAPPQKVAPTVTTAKPVVKQIVEWDAYTGRLEAIDFVEVRARVSGYLKSTHFDEGQMVNKGDLLFVIDPRPFEAELSLAKATLSQSNSQLVQARAQLEEANAQKEQTQAQLELAFAQVKRTRSLKSKNVTTQDELDQLEAAFLQAKANVEASQAGISSAKAAIETARAVIEASKAQVETAELNLDYTRIYAPVTGRTSKKHVTEGNLVSGGTSTSTMLTTITSVAPIYCNFDANEQEVLKYTRLAQNGKRASSRVAKNPVFLGLVDEKGFPHQGHMDFVDNRFDVDTASMRARSIFPNQNGTLLPGMFARIRIPGSAAYKAILIPDSAVGTDQSSQFVYVVVDGKVEQRVIQPGPIVDGLRVVREGLKGDEQLIIAGLLLVRPDMEVQVKPGKIEVVEDGLPNDYSPLPPEQWISPEPDPLPTKPAPKVSSLFGKPRNNP; this is encoded by the coding sequence ATGAGTTTATCTCTGGTCCTATGGGGCGGACTGTGTGTCAGCCTTTCGGGATGTAACGAAGCCCAGACGGCCCCCCCCCAGAAAGTGGCCCCCACTGTGACGACCGCCAAGCCAGTCGTCAAGCAGATTGTCGAGTGGGACGCTTACACCGGTCGACTGGAAGCAATCGACTTTGTCGAAGTGCGGGCGCGAGTCAGTGGATATCTCAAATCCACTCACTTTGATGAAGGGCAGATGGTCAATAAAGGCGATCTGCTGTTCGTGATAGATCCCCGCCCTTTCGAAGCGGAGCTGAGTCTTGCTAAGGCGACCCTCAGCCAGTCGAATTCGCAACTGGTGCAGGCCCGCGCACAACTGGAAGAAGCGAATGCCCAGAAGGAGCAGACACAGGCGCAACTGGAACTGGCATTTGCCCAGGTCAAGCGGACGCGCTCGCTCAAATCAAAAAACGTGACAACGCAGGATGAACTCGATCAGCTGGAAGCGGCTTTTCTGCAGGCCAAAGCAAATGTGGAAGCAAGCCAGGCAGGCATCAGCTCAGCGAAGGCGGCCATTGAAACCGCGCGGGCGGTCATCGAAGCTTCGAAAGCACAAGTCGAAACAGCCGAACTGAATCTGGATTACACGCGGATCTATGCTCCCGTCACAGGACGAACCAGTAAGAAGCATGTCACGGAAGGGAACCTCGTCAGCGGAGGTACTTCCACTTCGACGATGCTGACGACAATCACTTCGGTCGCACCGATTTACTGTAACTTCGATGCCAACGAGCAGGAAGTTTTGAAATACACTCGCCTGGCTCAGAACGGCAAACGTGCCAGTTCCCGTGTGGCTAAAAACCCGGTATTCCTCGGTCTGGTGGATGAGAAAGGGTTTCCTCACCAGGGACACATGGACTTCGTAGACAACCGGTTTGATGTGGATACCGCCAGCATGCGGGCACGTTCTATTTTCCCGAATCAAAACGGGACGCTGCTGCCGGGGATGTTTGCCCGGATCCGGATTCCGGGAAGTGCCGCTTATAAAGCGATCCTGATTCCCGACTCTGCAGTGGGCACCGATCAGTCATCGCAGTTCGTGTATGTGGTTGTGGATGGCAAAGTCGAGCAACGCGTGATTCAACCGGGGCCGATCGTGGATGGATTACGCGTGGTCCGCGAGGGGCTGAAAGGGGATGAGCAACTCATCATCGCCGGTCTGCTGCTGGTACGTCCGGATATGGAGGTCCAGGTGAAACCCGGGAAAATTGAAGTCGTCGAAGATGGTCTGCCCAACGATTACAGTCCCTTGCCGCCTGAGCAATGGATCTCCCCCGAACCCGATCCCCTGCCGACGAAGCCGGCACCGAAGGTCAGTTCATTGTTTGGAAAGCCTAGGAACAATCCATGA
- a CDS encoding dienelactone hydrolase family protein, which translates to MERKSASEFDQKVLDLYDDYAHGRLNRRDYIKQLGAFAVGGLTVEGLLASLSPNYSWAEQVKPDDPRIKTERITYDSPDGAGKMKGLLAWPAKGDKFPAVLVIHENRGLNPYIEDVARRLAAQGFLALAPDALTPLGGYPGNDDEGRTMQRKREPEKMKEDFVAAAKLLDKHDKSTGKVGVVGFCFGGGMVYQVALELPDVIDAGVPYYGRQPDAAEVPKLKTPLQIHNASLDRRIMAGAPELEAALKKNDKPFEAYVYEGANHGFHNDTTPRYDEKSAELAWKRTIDFFKKQLGEQS; encoded by the coding sequence ATGGAACGCAAATCCGCATCTGAATTCGATCAGAAAGTTCTGGACCTCTACGACGACTATGCCCACGGCCGACTCAATCGGCGGGATTATATTAAACAACTCGGTGCCTTCGCTGTTGGTGGCTTGACAGTCGAGGGCCTGCTGGCCAGTCTCTCTCCCAACTACAGCTGGGCCGAACAGGTTAAACCTGATGACCCACGCATTAAAACCGAACGCATCACCTACGACTCCCCCGACGGAGCTGGCAAAATGAAGGGCCTGCTGGCCTGGCCCGCAAAGGGAGATAAATTTCCCGCGGTTCTCGTGATTCATGAAAACCGGGGCCTGAATCCCTACATCGAAGATGTGGCCCGCCGCCTCGCTGCACAGGGGTTTCTGGCACTGGCTCCCGACGCTTTAACGCCCCTGGGTGGTTATCCCGGTAACGATGACGAAGGCCGTACCATGCAGCGGAAACGGGAACCTGAAAAAATGAAAGAGGATTTCGTCGCAGCTGCGAAACTGCTCGACAAACATGACAAGTCCACCGGCAAAGTAGGCGTGGTGGGCTTCTGCTTCGGTGGGGGCATGGTCTATCAGGTGGCGCTCGAACTCCCCGACGTCATCGATGCCGGCGTCCCCTACTATGGTCGTCAGCCCGATGCTGCCGAGGTTCCCAAACTCAAGACACCCCTGCAGATTCACAATGCATCACTGGATCGCCGCATCATGGCAGGCGCTCCCGAACTGGAAGCGGCTCTGAAAAAGAACGACAAACCGTTCGAGGCCTATGTCTACGAAGGCGCGAATCACGGCTTCCATAACGATACCACTCCCCGCTACGACGAGAAGTCCGCAGAACTCGCCTGGAAACGAACGATCGACTTTTTCAAGAAACAACTCGGGGAACAGAGCTAA
- a CDS encoding sulfatase has translation MMRVPVVSGILVLLLFCAWSAETDVEAAPPNILILLGDDIDRDSLGPWGGQAQTPHLDQLARDGMRLDNVYCNVAMCAPFRQELYSGRTVWRTRAMPNHSKSVKGTRSLPHYLKPLGYRVGLLGKRHIGPNECYPFDNVGSLSKQENANPQAVKLAREYMTTAREAGQPFCLVVASHDAHGPYTTGDPSRYDQQGLSLNADTIDTRAYRRELVQHYAEITNLDDLLGQLRTVLKEEQLANNTLVLFCSEQGNAFPFSKWTCFDDGLATGVVVSLPGVIPEGKRNSQLMWLADIAPTLLTAAGSQPDDQDFDGRSQWVNLTGGNQRVHEYAYGAFTNCNIIDNRERIFPIRSIRDQRYTLIWSPRADQEITSNTTLTQALKWLEAGNSQGRADTAGSWVRRAQKTKRQTQDRLVKRLHHRPEWALYDRQADPEELENLIDKPEMAPVLKRLKGELQTWLQRWDDADPVATERSFLKQK, from the coding sequence ATGATGCGCGTTCCTGTTGTGAGTGGAATTCTGGTACTGCTGCTGTTCTGTGCCTGGTCTGCAGAAACGGACGTTGAAGCAGCACCGCCGAATATTCTGATCCTGCTGGGCGATGACATCGATCGCGATTCACTGGGCCCGTGGGGTGGTCAGGCGCAGACGCCGCACCTCGATCAACTCGCGCGGGACGGCATGCGACTGGACAACGTGTACTGCAACGTCGCGATGTGTGCTCCCTTCCGTCAGGAACTCTACAGTGGTCGCACTGTCTGGCGGACGCGGGCGATGCCCAATCATTCCAAGTCAGTCAAAGGGACACGGAGTCTGCCGCACTATCTGAAACCGCTGGGTTATCGCGTGGGCCTGTTGGGAAAGCGTCACATCGGACCGAACGAGTGCTATCCCTTCGACAATGTCGGCAGTCTGTCCAAGCAGGAAAATGCGAACCCCCAAGCAGTCAAGCTGGCACGCGAGTACATGACGACCGCCCGCGAGGCGGGTCAGCCTTTCTGCCTGGTCGTTGCCTCGCATGATGCGCACGGACCTTATACAACTGGTGACCCCAGCCGATATGATCAGCAGGGATTATCACTCAACGCCGACACCATTGATACGCGGGCCTATCGCAGAGAACTGGTCCAACATTACGCGGAGATCACCAATCTGGATGATCTGCTGGGACAGCTGCGGACCGTACTGAAGGAAGAACAACTTGCGAACAACACGCTGGTCCTGTTCTGTTCCGAGCAGGGGAATGCGTTTCCTTTTTCCAAGTGGACCTGTTTCGATGATGGGCTGGCTACCGGCGTTGTGGTCTCGCTGCCTGGAGTCATCCCAGAGGGGAAACGCAACTCCCAACTGATGTGGCTGGCCGACATCGCCCCCACGCTGCTCACCGCTGCGGGAAGCCAGCCTGACGATCAGGATTTTGATGGACGCAGTCAGTGGGTCAACCTGACGGGGGGCAACCAGAGGGTGCATGAATACGCCTACGGTGCCTTCACCAACTGCAACATCATTGATAACCGGGAACGGATTTTTCCGATCCGTTCCATCCGCGACCAGCGCTATACGCTGATCTGGTCGCCGCGTGCAGACCAGGAGATCACATCCAATACCACACTGACCCAGGCACTTAAGTGGCTTGAAGCCGGTAACTCACAGGGACGTGCAGACACCGCGGGTTCGTGGGTCCGCAGAGCTCAAAAGACGAAACGTCAGACCCAGGACAGACTGGTGAAGCGACTGCATCATCGTCCGGAGTGGGCGTTGTATGACCGTCAGGCGGATCCGGAAGAGCTGGAGAATCTCATCGATAAGCCGGAAATGGCACCGGTGTTGAAGCGGCTGAAAGGGGAACTGCAAACCTGGCTGCAGCGTTGGGATGATGCGGACCCGGTTGCGACGGAGCGGAGCTTTCTCAAGCAGAAATGA
- a CDS encoding class I SAM-dependent methyltransferase — protein MLPSDEHVSRSQSNANSSDSASPGPADRETTPAENFEQMYAEERPPWDIGEPQPEFVKVSDRIRGSVLDVGCGTGENALFFAAQDCEVTGIDLLAAPIAEANRKATERGLRATFLQQNALQLSELNQLFENVLDCGFFHILSNEDRVRYLSELAQVTEPGATLYLQCFSDKEPAGEGPRRVSSEELRATFQEGWQVQSIVDCRFVTREDADTHFSEGGPHALFAVIQRV, from the coding sequence ATGTTACCATCCGACGAACATGTTTCCCGCAGCCAGTCTAACGCGAACAGTTCCGACTCGGCTTCCCCTGGTCCGGCTGATAGAGAAACCACTCCTGCCGAGAACTTCGAACAGATGTATGCGGAAGAGAGGCCTCCCTGGGATATTGGTGAACCACAGCCGGAGTTTGTAAAGGTGTCGGACCGGATCCGGGGCAGCGTGCTGGACGTCGGCTGTGGGACGGGAGAGAATGCGCTGTTCTTCGCGGCTCAGGATTGCGAAGTGACCGGCATCGATCTGCTGGCCGCCCCGATTGCGGAAGCCAATCGTAAGGCAACCGAACGGGGTCTGCGGGCAACGTTCCTGCAACAGAACGCATTGCAGCTTTCAGAGTTGAATCAGCTGTTTGAGAATGTACTCGACTGTGGATTTTTCCACATTCTCTCGAATGAAGACCGTGTACGTTACCTGAGTGAACTGGCCCAGGTAACGGAACCGGGGGCGACGCTTTATCTGCAGTGCTTCAGCGATAAGGAACCTGCGGGCGAAGGACCGCGACGCGTGAGCAGCGAAGAACTGCGTGCCACCTTCCAGGAGGGCTGGCAGGTGCAGTCGATCGTAGACTGTCGTTTCGTCACGCGGGAAGACGCGGACACCCACTTCTCGGAAGGGGGACCGCACGCATTGTTTGCTGTGATTCAGCGGGTTTAA
- a CDS encoding DUF1254 domain-containing protein — protein MNKTLCLFRSACLSLSVTVLILFVTIQAHSQEYTPPPAELVTPDELNSSIGTLEFQNGVPTENTAGRTSSMLDLVRGVNVYNNSYRGASAYALGKGFQSIGAEDNTIVIFSKLMDAHSLFLTANADTVYYMGVINLSQGPMVIEQPPLGLGTINDMWFSWIIDIGRPGPDRGAGGRYLLVPPGYQGPLPEGGYFIAHSKTNRVLYAARSFLVDNDPKPAVDNIKQNLKIYPYTPGGFGTSIASALEGKVRLAQNPPVPPTRFIEASGKSFNTVPPSDYRFFELINENVQQEPATSYDVELAGQLAAIGIVKGKPFEPDARMKKILTDAANIGNASGRMLNWRFAQRHPEWAYYKGSQWMNMLFEGGAFFETPPPAYKEGIFKPYPPTGARTLDSRTAFYFAYTLDSPGMIMRIPGVGSQYLIAFSDDSGEPFDGSATYRVTLPKGIPARAFWSLTVYDNQTRSMLQTPQKYPRAGSQSYPSPAAESDAAGSTTVYFSPQKPDDVPRGNWIQTTPGKGWFTILRLYSPLPSFFDRTWQPSEIQPVP, from the coding sequence ATGAATAAAACATTGTGCCTTTTCCGCTCAGCATGCCTCTCTTTGTCAGTAACGGTACTGATTCTATTCGTCACAATTCAGGCCCACTCACAGGAATATACACCACCACCGGCTGAACTTGTGACTCCGGACGAACTGAACTCTTCGATTGGTACCCTGGAATTTCAAAATGGTGTCCCGACAGAGAACACCGCTGGCAGAACTTCCAGCATGCTGGATCTTGTCAGGGGTGTTAATGTTTATAATAACAGCTACCGGGGGGCATCGGCGTATGCGCTCGGTAAGGGATTCCAGAGTATCGGAGCTGAAGATAATACGATCGTTATTTTTTCAAAGCTGATGGATGCTCATTCTCTGTTTCTGACGGCAAACGCTGATACCGTCTACTACATGGGCGTTATCAATCTGTCTCAAGGCCCCATGGTAATCGAACAGCCTCCCCTCGGACTGGGAACCATCAACGATATGTGGTTCAGCTGGATTATTGATATCGGGCGTCCCGGCCCGGACCGCGGTGCAGGAGGCAGGTATCTGCTTGTGCCTCCCGGCTACCAGGGTCCGTTACCTGAGGGAGGTTATTTCATCGCGCATTCCAAAACAAACCGCGTTCTGTATGCAGCGCGTTCCTTTCTGGTCGATAATGATCCGAAACCGGCGGTAGACAATATCAAGCAGAACCTGAAAATTTATCCTTACACCCCCGGCGGCTTTGGGACGAGTATTGCCTCAGCGCTGGAGGGGAAGGTCCGCCTCGCGCAAAATCCTCCTGTTCCCCCAACCCGGTTTATTGAAGCCAGCGGTAAAAGCTTCAATACGGTGCCTCCAAGCGATTACAGATTTTTCGAACTGATTAACGAAAACGTTCAGCAGGAGCCGGCTACCAGTTATGATGTAGAACTCGCAGGACAGCTGGCAGCGATCGGGATTGTCAAAGGGAAACCGTTTGAGCCGGATGCACGTATGAAGAAAATCCTGACCGATGCCGCTAACATCGGCAATGCCAGTGGAAGGATGCTGAACTGGCGTTTTGCACAACGCCATCCCGAGTGGGCCTACTATAAAGGATCCCAGTGGATGAACATGCTGTTTGAGGGTGGGGCTTTCTTCGAGACTCCGCCACCCGCATACAAAGAGGGCATTTTCAAACCATATCCTCCCACCGGCGCACGCACACTCGACTCACGAACTGCATTCTACTTCGCGTATACGCTTGACTCCCCCGGGATGATCATGCGGATTCCTGGTGTTGGTTCGCAGTACCTGATCGCCTTTTCTGATGACAGTGGTGAGCCCTTCGATGGTTCAGCCACTTATCGAGTCACTTTACCCAAAGGAATCCCCGCGCGGGCATTCTGGTCGTTGACAGTCTACGATAACCAGACCCGTTCGATGTTACAAACTCCTCAAAAATACCCGCGTGCAGGGAGCCAGAGTTATCCTTCGCCGGCAGCGGAATCGGATGCAGCGGGAAGTACTACGGTCTATTTCAGTCCTCAGAAACCAGACGATGTCCCGCGTGGAAACTGGATTCAAACCACCCCCGGAAAAGGCTGGTTTACCATTCTGCGGCTCTATAGTCCGCTACCTTCATTCTTTGACAGGACCTGGCAGCCGAGTGAGATCCAGCCGGTTCCATAA